The following proteins come from a genomic window of Chryseobacterium mulctrae:
- a CDS encoding single-stranded DNA-binding protein has translation MYTLTFTGHLVADATYSQLEKERSPINFTVAINFPNKKNPEYKRCVYWIQSKENPEILNRLKKGEGVTVHCNYCDTTSYENDKGIQYTTTEYVDQLVLHKSYPKDESSAPEEPESTEGI, from the coding sequence ATGTACACATTAACATTCACCGGACATTTAGTTGCAGATGCAACGTATAGCCAATTAGAAAAAGAGAGATCACCTATAAACTTTACGGTGGCAATTAATTTTCCAAATAAAAAAAATCCAGAATACAAAAGATGTGTTTATTGGATCCAGTCTAAAGAAAATCCTGAGATTTTAAACAGACTGAAAAAGGGAGAGGGAGTTACCGTTCACTGTAATTATTGTGATACCACTTCGTATGAAAATGATAAAGGAATCCAATATACTACTACTGAATATGTGGATCAGCTTGTTCTTCATAAGTCTTACCCTAAGGACGAATCAAGTGCTCCAGAAGAGCCAGAATCCACTGAGGGCATTTAA